The genomic interval GCTCGGCGACCCGTCGTCGGCGACGTCCCGGCGCGTCCGCCCTTCGTATGGTTTAAGCCTGCGCTGACTGCATGTCGTAGCAATGAGCGACGAGAGTCAAGAACTCGGGATCACCGAGTCAAAATCGCACAAGCCCGGCGAGTGGTACGCCGAAGTCGTCCAGAAGGCCGGCCTGGCGGACTACGCGCCCATGGGCGGGTTCATCGTCACGAAGCCCCGCGGCTACGCGCTCTGGGAGGCCATTCAGGACGCGCTCGACGGCTGGTTCAAAGAGACCGGCGTCGACAACGTCTACTTCCCGATGTTCATCCCCGAGAGCTTCCTCGAACGGGAAAAGGACATCGTCGAAGGGTTCGACCCCGAGGTCGCGTGGGTCACCCAGGGCGGCCACGACGAACTCGAGGAGCGCCTGGCGGTGCGCCCGACCAGCGAATCCATCATCGCGCCGTTCATGGCCGACTGGGTCCGCAGTCACCGCGACCTTCCGCTGCGCCTGAACCAGTGGTGTTCGGTCGTCCGCTGGGAGGCCACGGAGACGAAGCCGTTCTTCCGGACGAAGGAGTTCATGTGGCAGGAGGGCCACACCGCCCACGCGACCGACGAAGACGCCTGGGAGGAGGTCTGGACCCGACTCGACCAATATGAGCGCGTCTACGAGGACGTGCTGGCGATTCCGGTGCTGCGCGGGAAGAAGCCCGAACACGACAAGTTCCCCGGCGCGGACACCACGACGACCGTCGAGGCGCTGATGCCCGACGGCAAGTCCGTTCAGGGTGCGACCAGCCATAACCTCGGGCAGAGCTTCGCCGAGGCGTTCGACATCACCTTCGCCGACGAGGACGAGGATGAGCGGACCGCTTACACCACCTCGTGGGGGCTCTCCTGGCGCGCGCTCGGGGCACTCATCATGACCCACGCCGACGATCAGGGGCTCGTGCTCCCGCCGACGATCGCACCCACCCAGGTCGTGATCGTCCCGATCTGGCAGGAGGACACGAAAGACGACGTCCTCGAGTACTCCGAGGAAATCGCCGACGATCTCGAGGAAGCCGGCTTCCGCGTCGAACTCGACGACCGCGACGAGCGCAATCCTGGCTTCAAGTTCAACGAGCACGAACTCAACGGCGTTCCCCTCCGGCTGGAGATCGGCCCCTACGAAGTCGAGGACGAGGAAGTCACGCTCGTCCACCGCCCGGACAGCGAAGAGACCGTCGAGGACCGCGACGGGATCGTCGATGCCGTCGACGAGCACCTCGAGGAAATCTACGACAAACTCTACGAGACGGCCGCGGAGAACCTCGAAGCGAACGTCCGCGAGGCCCACAGCCCGGAGGAGATCCTCGGGACGATCGGCCAGCACGGCGGCTACGTGAAGACGCCGTGGTGCGGCGACGAGGCCTGCGAAGAGGTAATCAAGGAGAAGATCGCCGCCGAAATCGTCATGCAACCGCTGGACGACGAGGGCGGTCGGACGGCCGGCGAGGTCCCCGAACCCGACCACGACGAGTGCGGCGTCTGCGGCGATCCCGCCGACGAGGTCGCGTACTTCGCGAAGTCGTACTGATCGACCGCGACCCGATCGGGCGGTTCGACGAGCGCTCGACCAGGCGGCCGCGCGCCGACGCGAACGTCGACAACTGGTGAATTGCGGGAGA from Natrinema salifodinae carries:
- the proS gene encoding proline--tRNA ligase, with amino-acid sequence MSDESQELGITESKSHKPGEWYAEVVQKAGLADYAPMGGFIVTKPRGYALWEAIQDALDGWFKETGVDNVYFPMFIPESFLEREKDIVEGFDPEVAWVTQGGHDELEERLAVRPTSESIIAPFMADWVRSHRDLPLRLNQWCSVVRWEATETKPFFRTKEFMWQEGHTAHATDEDAWEEVWTRLDQYERVYEDVLAIPVLRGKKPEHDKFPGADTTTTVEALMPDGKSVQGATSHNLGQSFAEAFDITFADEDEDERTAYTTSWGLSWRALGALIMTHADDQGLVLPPTIAPTQVVIVPIWQEDTKDDVLEYSEEIADDLEEAGFRVELDDRDERNPGFKFNEHELNGVPLRLEIGPYEVEDEEVTLVHRPDSEETVEDRDGIVDAVDEHLEEIYDKLYETAAENLEANVREAHSPEEILGTIGQHGGYVKTPWCGDEACEEVIKEKIAAEIVMQPLDDEGGRTAGEVPEPDHDECGVCGDPADEVAYFAKSY